A region of Periplaneta americana isolate PAMFEO1 chromosome 16, P.americana_PAMFEO1_priV1, whole genome shotgun sequence DNA encodes the following proteins:
- the LOC138691913 gene encoding zinc finger protein 235-like isoform X2, with product MAAIKTEPEDDVLAVRPYFVDTDMEGTNPSADEGYLQNTLACWTRVPRMDPSCDLKSEIKMEETAESSTFPAMKCEPEEEIFVQNKLEIKEEECEVPTESITNTNVIETSHVEGTWPEYYAASHNSAIEDEKQFKCDTCGKHFSSSRTLKQHTRYRTCEKQLNCDLCGKFLQNSWNLKVHVRTHTGEKPFKCIRCGKNFSSLSNLNKHARTHAGVCGTCGEIFSSSATLRAHVRIHLKKRFDCEFCGKGFRHAYDLTVHMRTHTGEKPFKCDTCGKKFSTKGQVKLHVLLHTGEKPLKCHFCAKCFRKAGNLAIHIRTHTGEKPFKCDTCGKKFSTKGEVKLHVRIHTGEKPFKCGTCGNIFSNSGNLRKHEQTHSNEKPFTCRPCGKCFTASAKLRLHIRTHTGEVHELAHHSKMSVRCDTAANVL from the exons ATGGCTGCAATCAAGACGGAACCCGAGGACGATGTGTTGGCTGTACGACCATATTTTGTTGACACAGATATGGAAGGAACAAATCCTTCAGCAGAT GAAGGTTACTTACAGAATACACTTGCTTGTTGGACAAGAGTACCCAGGATGGACCCCAGCTGTGATCTGAAATCGGAAATAAAAATGGAGGAAACAGCAGAGTCATCTACATTTCCAGCAATGAAGTGTGAGCCTGAG GAAGAGATATTTGTGCAGAATAAGCTGGAGATAAAGGAAgaggaatgtgaagttccaacTGAGAG CATTACGAATACTAACGTCATTGAAACGTCACATGTTGAGGGCACTTGGCCTGAATATTATGCCGCCTCACATAATTCAGCTATTGAAGACGAGAAGCAATTCAAATGCGATACTTGTGGAAAACACTTCTCAAGTTCGAGAACGCTGAAACAGCATACACGATATCGCACGTGCGAGAAGCAATTAAATTGTGATTTGTGTGGCAAGTTTCTTCAAAATTCATGGAATCTTAAGGTCCATGTACGCACGCACACTggcgagaagcctttcaaatgtaTACGTTGTGGAAAGAACTTTTCTAGTTTGAGTAATCTGAACAAGCACGCACGCACTCACGCGGGTGTATGCGGTACTTGTGGAGAAATCTTTTCTAGTTCAGCTACTCTCAGAGCGCATGTGCGCATTCACTTGAAGAAGAGATTTGATTGCGAATTTTGTGGCAAGGGTTTCAGACATGCCTACGATCTTACAGTACATATGCGCACGCACAcaggcgaaaagccattcaaatgcgatactTGTGGAAAAAAGTTTTCAACAAAGGGTCAAGTCAAACTTCATGTACTCCTTCACACCGGTGAAAAGCCATTAAAGTGTCATTTCTGTGCAAAATGTTTCCGGAAGGCCGGAAACCTTGCAATTCATATACGTACGCAcactggcgagaagccattcaaatgcgacacTTGTGGCAAAAAGTTTTCAACGAAGGGTGAAGTTAAACTTCACGTACGCATACAcactggcgagaagccattcaaatgcggcACATGTGGAAATATCTTCTCGAATTCAGGTAATCTAAGAAAGCACGAGCAAACACACTCGAATGAGAAGCCTTTCACATGTCGCCCGTGTGGTAAATGCTTCACTGCATCGGCGAAACTTCGGTTACATATCCGCACTCACACTGGCGAAGTCCACGAACTTGCTCATCACAGTAAGATGTCTGTCAGATGTGATACTGCGGCAAATGTTTTATAG
- the LOC138691913 gene encoding uncharacterized protein isoform X3 yields MAAIKTEPEDDVLAVRPYFVDTDMEGTNPSADEGYLQNTLACWTRVPRMDPSCDLKSEIKMEETAESSTFPAMKCEPEEEIFVQNKLEIKEEECEVPTERGRSHFGP; encoded by the exons ATGGCTGCAATCAAGACGGAACCCGAGGACGATGTGTTGGCTGTACGACCATATTTTGTTGACACAGATATGGAAGGAACAAATCCTTCAGCAGAT GAAGGTTACTTACAGAATACACTTGCTTGTTGGACAAGAGTACCCAGGATGGACCCCAGCTGTGATCTGAAATCGGAAATAAAAATGGAGGAAACAGCAGAGTCATCTACATTTCCAGCAATGAAGTGTGAGCCTGAG GAAGAGATATTTGTGCAGAATAAGCTGGAGATAAAGGAAgaggaatgtgaagttccaacTGAGAG AGGACGCAGCCATTTCGGACCCTGA